A stretch of the Comamonas testosteroni TK102 genome encodes the following:
- a CDS encoding Bug family tripartite tricarboxylate transporter substrate binding protein — protein sequence MQRRPLVLAAALAACLPPAGAYAQEFPPKRPVTMVVGFAAGGSADIAARIIAKKLGENIGQSVVVDNKPGAGGNLAHAQVAHGATDGSVLLFGSIGPLSISPHFMKVSYDPLKDLAPITMGVTFPNVLVVPASKGIKTLGEFVAAAKREPGKLDFASTGPGSAAHLAGELLNDIAKIDTVHIPYKGGAPALQDVLGGRVGSFYAAPPTALPHIESGKLIPLATTGLTRPAYLPNVPTVAESYPGFNATNWYAFVAPGKTPKPLLDRWNIELVRVLNAPEVRANLLKHGQTAAPTSREELAKFISTENEKWSRIIRERKITAD from the coding sequence ATGCAAAGACGCCCTCTCGTCCTGGCTGCCGCATTGGCAGCCTGTCTGCCGCCTGCCGGCGCCTACGCCCAGGAATTCCCACCCAAACGGCCCGTCACCATGGTGGTCGGCTTTGCCGCCGGTGGCTCAGCGGACATCGCGGCACGCATCATTGCCAAGAAACTCGGCGAAAACATCGGCCAAAGCGTGGTCGTAGATAACAAACCTGGCGCAGGTGGCAACCTGGCACATGCCCAGGTAGCTCATGGGGCCACAGATGGCTCCGTCTTGTTGTTTGGCTCCATCGGCCCCTTGAGCATCTCACCTCACTTCATGAAAGTGAGCTACGACCCTCTCAAAGATCTCGCCCCCATCACCATGGGCGTGACCTTTCCCAATGTTCTTGTCGTGCCTGCAAGCAAAGGCATCAAAACCTTGGGAGAGTTTGTCGCTGCGGCCAAACGCGAACCGGGCAAGTTGGACTTTGCCTCCACGGGCCCCGGCTCTGCAGCTCACCTGGCGGGAGAATTGCTGAACGACATTGCCAAGATCGATACGGTTCACATTCCCTACAAGGGCGGAGCACCGGCTTTGCAGGACGTGCTGGGAGGGCGCGTGGGCTCTTTCTATGCTGCGCCGCCTACGGCACTGCCGCATATCGAGTCCGGCAAGCTCATTCCGCTCGCGACCACCGGTCTGACACGCCCAGCCTACCTGCCCAATGTACCCACCGTTGCAGAGTCCTATCCCGGCTTCAATGCCACCAATTGGTATGCGTTCGTTGCGCCTGGAAAAACACCCAAACCATTGCTGGACAGATGGAACATTGAACTCGTAAGGGTGCTGAATGCGCCTGAGGTTCGGGCGAACCTGCTCAAGCACGGTCAAACTGCGGCCCCTACCTCGCGTGAAGAACTAGCCAAATTCATTTCGACAGAGAATGAAAAGTGGAGCCGCATCATCCGTGAACGAAAAATCACGGCAGATTGA
- a CDS encoding DUF5990 family protein — translation MSKANSAQSVRIRILVVDAPPEVWFAVQRGKSDLLDPLDGQQEPLRFEFSLRLGSPLATGAVNFLGEFAQGPSSERFVYINSGTLAGQAGSPWTRRAKLKLASIPQEVVDAVLSSGGVIEARVQGTMGDGGPVCASLKPHAVVWGVAHDAA, via the coding sequence ATGAGCAAAGCAAACTCCGCGCAGTCCGTTCGTATACGAATACTGGTGGTCGATGCCCCACCTGAAGTTTGGTTCGCCGTGCAGCGCGGCAAGTCGGACTTGCTCGATCCATTGGACGGCCAGCAGGAGCCTCTTCGATTCGAGTTCTCGCTTCGCTTGGGATCGCCCCTCGCAACGGGCGCAGTCAATTTCCTGGGTGAGTTCGCGCAGGGCCCATCTTCCGAACGTTTCGTTTACATCAATTCCGGCACCCTTGCGGGGCAGGCGGGCTCGCCCTGGACTCGTCGCGCCAAGCTGAAGCTGGCGTCTATTCCCCAGGAAGTCGTCGACGCCGTGCTCTCCTCTGGAGGAGTCATTGAGGCACGCGTTCAAGGGACGATGGGAGACGGCGGCCCTGTTTGCGCTTCGCTGAAGCCGCATGCAGTCGTCTGGGGCGTTGCGCACGATGCGGCTTAG
- a CDS encoding methyl-accepting chemotaxis protein, translating to MGFLKDMKLSSMLAFGFATVILIGFLVAAYARLELVQVGEEVQVLSQERVANMLLLQELRDDIGLIERQVRNLALLTDPAQVAEEHARYTSVRKHAAGVIERLRTNLKSAELRVHMQKVEQLRPAYIAALDKSAQMGLDNDQEGARDLILGEQRQLQRQYLEALDEMIAYQRRMTSATAESSAKDVMAASAALLILSLLSAVLGVTVAWAITRRVRGQLGGEPAYAVQIAQQVAQGNLAVNVERRMGDETSVLAAMDQMRGRLAQIVGEVRASSESIATGANQIATGNTDLSQRTEEQASNLEETAASMEEMNSTVRQNADTVRTAAQLANAASSTAGRGGEVVRQVVRTMEDITASSRRISDIIGVIDSIAFQTNILALNAAVEAARAGEQGRGFAVVASEVRTLAHRSAQAAREIKDLIGESVSKVDAGAHQVDQAGATMQEVVEQARRVAELLDEVGAATQEQVQGISQVNVAVNQLDQVTQQNAALVEESSAAADSLSSQAARLVELVRVFRLGGAVVDTAAPVRPSASVTVTQRQAKAPAASARTSAMPRAVTKATMLAPAAAPARAPKEPVALSGSLDDWERF from the coding sequence ATGGGCTTTTTGAAAGATATGAAACTGAGCAGCATGCTTGCCTTTGGATTTGCAACTGTGATCTTGATTGGCTTCCTGGTCGCTGCTTATGCTCGGCTGGAGTTGGTACAGGTCGGCGAGGAAGTCCAGGTGCTTTCGCAGGAGCGTGTGGCCAATATGCTGCTGTTGCAGGAGTTGCGAGACGATATCGGCCTTATCGAGCGCCAAGTGCGCAACTTGGCCCTGCTGACAGACCCAGCTCAGGTTGCCGAAGAACACGCACGCTACACCAGTGTGCGCAAGCATGCCGCGGGAGTGATTGAGCGACTGCGTACCAACCTGAAATCGGCTGAGTTGCGTGTCCACATGCAAAAAGTGGAGCAATTGCGTCCCGCCTATATTGCGGCCCTGGACAAGTCGGCACAGATGGGCCTGGACAATGATCAGGAGGGCGCACGCGACCTGATCCTGGGCGAGCAGCGTCAGCTGCAGCGCCAGTATCTCGAAGCCCTGGATGAAATGATCGCCTACCAGCGGCGAATGACCTCCGCAACAGCCGAGTCCTCAGCCAAGGATGTGATGGCTGCCAGCGCCGCATTGCTGATTCTGTCCCTGCTTTCAGCTGTGTTGGGTGTGACGGTGGCCTGGGCTATCACGCGCCGTGTCAGGGGGCAGCTTGGCGGCGAGCCGGCGTATGCCGTGCAGATCGCGCAACAGGTGGCTCAGGGCAATTTGGCTGTGAATGTGGAGCGCCGCATGGGCGACGAAACCAGTGTGCTGGCTGCCATGGACCAGATGCGCGGCCGTTTGGCTCAGATCGTGGGCGAGGTACGGGCCAGCAGCGAATCCATTGCAACAGGTGCAAACCAGATTGCGACAGGCAACACAGACCTGAGCCAGCGAACCGAAGAGCAAGCGTCCAACCTTGAGGAGACTGCGGCGTCGATGGAAGAGATGAATTCCACGGTGCGCCAGAATGCCGACACCGTGCGCACGGCCGCTCAGCTCGCAAATGCCGCCAGCTCGACGGCAGGCCGTGGTGGTGAGGTGGTGCGTCAGGTCGTGCGCACCATGGAAGACATCACTGCCAGTTCGCGCCGCATTAGCGACATCATCGGTGTCATCGACTCCATTGCCTTTCAGACCAATATTCTGGCCCTCAATGCTGCAGTGGAAGCGGCCCGGGCCGGTGAGCAGGGGCGTGGTTTTGCCGTGGTCGCCAGTGAGGTTCGCACCCTGGCCCATCGCTCGGCGCAGGCTGCCAGGGAAATCAAGGACCTGATCGGTGAAAGCGTGTCCAAAGTTGACGCCGGCGCCCATCAGGTGGATCAGGCTGGCGCAACCATGCAGGAAGTCGTCGAGCAGGCTCGGCGCGTCGCCGAACTCCTGGACGAGGTGGGCGCGGCCACGCAAGAGCAGGTACAGGGCATCTCCCAGGTCAATGTTGCAGTGAACCAGTTGGACCAGGTCACGCAGCAGAATGCTGCCTTGGTAGAGGAATCCTCTGCCGCTGCCGACAGTCTCAGCAGCCAGGCAGCGCGTCTGGTCGAGCTGGTCAGGGTCTTTCGTTTGGGTGGGGCAGTCGTTGACACTGCTGCTCCCGTTCGCCCAAGCGCGTCCGTGACGGTGACGCAGCGACAGGCGAAGGCACCTGCTGCGTCAGCTCGTACATCTGCCATGCCACGCGCTGTCACCAAGGCCACGATGCTGGCGCCTGCCGCGGCACCTGCCCGGGCGCCCAAGGAGCCCGTAGCGTTGAGCGGTTCATTGGACGACTGGGAGAGGTTCTGA
- a CDS encoding SPFH domain-containing protein: MNLLKKHRISLSAVTAAFVLGACGQKVEVPPAHVGKIMTKDGYQESLIPTSKFRLGQCWAYCDRLVLLDVSDKAYQESMNIFIPEDKLNLEVTIRATLSINPKKTAELFNAVAPTEVTGDISTIANEQVYRTYASQIIQAEVREYLSKLSISEIASSNEKINSDLRAQLGKAIESLTPFSVRFVGITNLKYPKIITDAQESAAERREAIQKEEAQLAISKAQLERELQEARLQRAIDKEKAETEAMSQTVLAQSVDSRVLQLRKLENDRAWIEKWNGQLPTTTLGDAVPMVSIGK, encoded by the coding sequence TTGAATTTATTGAAGAAGCACAGAATCAGTTTGTCAGCGGTGACTGCCGCCTTTGTGTTAGGAGCATGCGGTCAAAAAGTGGAGGTTCCACCTGCACATGTTGGCAAGATCATGACCAAAGATGGCTATCAGGAAAGCTTGATCCCCACGTCCAAATTTCGCTTAGGCCAGTGCTGGGCATACTGTGACCGCCTGGTCTTGCTGGATGTATCAGACAAGGCCTATCAGGAGAGCATGAACATCTTCATACCTGAAGATAAGCTGAATCTGGAAGTGACCATCCGCGCGACCTTAAGCATTAATCCAAAGAAAACGGCGGAGCTGTTCAATGCTGTCGCACCGACAGAGGTGACGGGAGATATCTCCACTATTGCAAACGAGCAGGTGTATCGCACCTATGCCAGTCAAATCATTCAAGCCGAGGTACGCGAATACCTGAGCAAGCTCTCTATCAGTGAAATCGCTTCGAGCAATGAAAAGATCAACTCTGACTTGCGGGCACAACTTGGCAAGGCCATCGAATCGTTGACCCCCTTCTCTGTTCGCTTTGTGGGCATCACCAATCTGAAGTACCCCAAAATCATCACGGATGCGCAGGAGTCCGCTGCAGAGCGCCGCGAAGCGATCCAAAAAGAAGAAGCTCAATTGGCGATCTCCAAAGCGCAGTTAGAGCGCGAATTGCAGGAAGCCCGTCTGCAGCGAGCGATTGACAAGGAAAAGGCGGAAACGGAAGCCATGTCTCAAACAGTGCTGGCTCAATCCGTAGACAGTCGGGTTCTTCAGTTGCGCAAGCTGGAAAATGATCGTGCCTGGATCGAAAAGTGGAATGGTCAATTACCCACCACAACGTTGGGTGATGCGGTTCCCATGGTGAGTATTGGCAAATGA
- a CDS encoding CsbD family protein, whose protein sequence is MNTDQVKGTLKDAAGKVQQKFGELVDSPEQEAKGIAKQVQGTAQKKAGDLKEAIHDAAKK, encoded by the coding sequence ATGAATACTGATCAAGTCAAGGGCACGTTGAAGGACGCAGCAGGTAAGGTTCAGCAGAAGTTTGGTGAACTCGTTGACAGCCCTGAACAGGAAGCCAAGGGCATCGCGAAACAGGTTCAAGGCACTGCCCAGAAGAAAGCCGGTGACTTGAAGGAAGCGATTCACGACGCGGCCAAAAAGTAA
- a CDS encoding LysR family transcriptional regulator, whose protein sequence is MERIKFDISELQAFVATAENSSFRIAAERLCLSAPALSRRIERLEDALGTKLLERTTRHVQLTAIGQEFLTEARAALEGLETAVQRVNDQTLPRRGSVTVACIPSVANHLLPNALRAFAAEYPEVQVHVIDENASHVLDAVVRGRADFGVSFTGSQEPGIQFETWTRERYVLAMLHSHAWACRSEIAWTELAGERLVSVSHQSSNRLLLDQVMAGLPDQPMAWYECNHVTGALALVEAGLGMAAIPQLALPESHPKIRGVPLTEPQLWRTLGLIKKRGRVLSPAAESLKTRLLAAHVDL, encoded by the coding sequence ATGGAGCGCATTAAATTCGACATCTCCGAGCTGCAGGCCTTTGTAGCCACTGCTGAGAATTCAAGCTTTCGCATCGCTGCAGAGCGTCTTTGCCTATCAGCGCCGGCGTTGAGTCGAAGAATTGAGCGCCTGGAAGATGCTTTGGGAACCAAGCTGCTTGAGCGCACAACCAGACACGTTCAGCTGACCGCAATTGGCCAGGAGTTCCTCACTGAAGCGCGTGCTGCGTTAGAGGGCCTTGAGACTGCAGTGCAGCGGGTTAACGATCAGACCCTGCCTCGTCGGGGATCGGTGACGGTGGCTTGCATCCCATCGGTTGCAAACCATCTCCTGCCTAATGCACTGCGTGCCTTTGCTGCCGAGTACCCGGAAGTTCAAGTCCATGTCATTGATGAGAATGCAAGCCATGTCCTGGATGCCGTAGTACGCGGTCGAGCAGATTTCGGCGTGAGCTTTACTGGAAGCCAGGAGCCCGGAATCCAATTCGAGACCTGGACGCGTGAGCGATACGTGTTGGCGATGCTGCACAGTCATGCATGGGCATGTCGCTCAGAGATTGCATGGACCGAACTCGCCGGAGAGCGCCTCGTATCGGTATCGCATCAGAGCAGTAACCGCCTGCTTTTGGACCAAGTCATGGCGGGCTTGCCGGATCAGCCAATGGCCTGGTACGAATGCAACCATGTCACCGGCGCACTCGCTCTTGTAGAGGCCGGGTTGGGCATGGCAGCCATTCCGCAGCTTGCGCTGCCAGAGAGTCATCCGAAGATCCGTGGTGTGCCGCTGACCGAGCCTCAGCTGTGGCGCACTTTGGGCTTGATAAAGAAGCGAGGGCGTGTGCTTAGTCCTGCCGCTGAATCTCTGAAGACTCGCTTGCTCGCTGCCCATGTGGATCTCTGA
- a CDS encoding MgtC/SapB family protein produces MNDTLNTITSTIASEFSDVPDAAQATRIVVRLFLAAVLGGLLGWQREANGKAAGLRTHMLVAMGSSLVVLVSLQSGVDTANAARVVQGVITGVGFLGAGAILKSDGENSAPHVKGLTTAAGLWLTAAIGVCAGLGEEATAVISTIFALLILSVIPMLTKNSQSRQTTKSE; encoded by the coding sequence ATGAATGACACGCTCAACACCATCACCAGCACCATTGCCAGTGAGTTTTCAGATGTCCCAGACGCTGCCCAAGCGACAAGAATCGTGGTTCGCCTGTTTCTGGCGGCCGTCCTGGGTGGGCTCCTCGGCTGGCAACGCGAGGCCAACGGAAAAGCTGCTGGCTTGCGCACCCATATGCTGGTGGCAATGGGATCATCTTTGGTCGTGCTGGTGTCGCTACAGTCTGGTGTGGATACAGCGAATGCTGCACGAGTAGTGCAAGGGGTCATCACTGGCGTCGGCTTTCTCGGTGCCGGGGCGATCCTTAAATCTGATGGAGAGAATTCAGCACCTCATGTAAAGGGCCTGACTACTGCTGCCGGACTTTGGCTCACGGCTGCCATCGGCGTATGCGCAGGACTCGGTGAAGAGGCAACAGCAGTCATCAGCACAATCTTTGCGCTTCTTATCCTGAGCGTGATTCCCATGCTGACAAAAAACAGCCAATCCAGACAGACGACGAAATCAGAATAG
- a CDS encoding SRPBCC family protein, translated as MRISVSSIIAKPTAVLFWLSQDYARRLEWDRYLCEAYLIGGHQTAAVGIKSHCKNRSGSVIESKYISFSPPTHAAVLMTKGPWILSNFGGTWRFKPLQDGKTEVCFIYNFKARPALPGWIIEPLIAVFYRRDMQRRLDAFTKWAQAIE; from the coding sequence ATGCGCATCTCCGTCTCCTCCATCATCGCAAAGCCAACTGCTGTGCTTTTCTGGCTTTCTCAGGACTACGCACGCAGACTCGAATGGGATAGATATCTTTGCGAGGCATACCTCATTGGGGGCCATCAAACTGCGGCGGTTGGCATCAAGTCTCATTGCAAGAATCGAAGTGGCTCAGTGATTGAGTCGAAGTACATATCGTTTTCTCCCCCTACGCACGCAGCGGTCCTAATGACCAAGGGGCCATGGATCCTTAGCAATTTCGGTGGGACGTGGCGCTTTAAACCACTGCAGGACGGAAAGACAGAAGTTTGCTTCATCTACAACTTTAAGGCCCGTCCTGCGCTTCCAGGATGGATCATTGAACCATTGATCGCTGTGTTCTACCGCAGAGATATGCAGCGTCGTTTGGATGCTTTCACGAAGTGGGCTCAAGCTATAGAGTAG
- a CDS encoding phospholipase D-like domain-containing protein, with protein sequence MQALVAAKNRSVKGRVVVDKKRNKGKTSKKAMVFATSNGVDSRTNDHFHIHHDKVIIVDGSTAETGSFNFAPSAETANSEKVVVIRDMPEVAKQYIAHWQSRGDLGKPYPPIDLLPPTHLYLKPAPAGFFYFWSLNVQEHEYFPPEHQHPSPPPRAFSFRMTSCQEGRSVSWRPCHGGANMTSNASVTVQTYRYELLPSNLHADWKIIVDRVRAAYDKKPESAIQLENARQHGFGFVRALAAAGLVTVAGKADLMELLLYPRSSC encoded by the coding sequence ATGCAAGCACTAGTGGCGGCCAAGAACCGCAGCGTCAAGGGCAGAGTTGTGGTCGACAAGAAGCGCAACAAAGGCAAGACCAGCAAAAAGGCCATGGTCTTTGCCACCAGCAACGGCGTCGATTCAAGAACCAACGACCACTTTCACATTCATCACGACAAAGTCATCATCGTTGACGGCTCTACCGCAGAAACAGGCTCATTCAACTTTGCACCGTCTGCTGAAACAGCCAACTCAGAGAAAGTCGTTGTCATTCGCGACATGCCTGAAGTTGCGAAGCAGTACATCGCTCACTGGCAGTCACGCGGGGATCTCGGAAAGCCCTATCCGCCCATCGACTTGCTGCCACCTACCCATCTTTACCTGAAGCCCGCACCTGCGGGCTTTTTCTATTTCTGGAGTCTCAATGTTCAAGAGCATGAATATTTCCCACCTGAGCACCAACACCCCAGCCCGCCGCCGCGGGCTTTTTCATTCCGAATGACCTCATGCCAGGAGGGAAGAAGCGTAAGCTGGAGGCCATGTCACGGAGGAGCGAACATGACGAGCAATGCTTCAGTAACCGTACAGACATATCGCTACGAACTGTTGCCCAGCAACCTTCACGCTGATTGGAAAATCATCGTTGACAGGGTTCGCGCAGCCTATGACAAGAAGCCGGAATCGGCGATACAGCTGGAAAACGCTCGACAGCATGGGTTCGGCTTTGTGCGCGCACTCGCGGCAGCTGGACTAGTGACGGTAGCTGGCAAGGCAGACCTGATGGAGCTATTGCTATACCCCAGGTCATCCTGTTGA
- a CDS encoding PhzF family phenazine biosynthesis protein, with protein sequence MQLPIHIVDAFTSVQFKGNQAAVVLLEDWLAEPTLQAIATENNLSETSFLVWSPARNAFEIRWFSPLKEIAFCGHATLASAFVLFEADRQLRNITFWAAAVGDVTAAREHTGRIVMTFPRRDARPLGEVPAALLEGLSPSPDHVWVNQQAYMAVYTSEAGVRSVKPNLELLESLGPLDVVVTAPADVGAPYDFVSRYFWPANGGDEDPVTGSIHAALAPYWSEKLHKKVLIAHQASQRTGTLFCEVTDSNVKVAGHCARYLTGTITI encoded by the coding sequence ATGCAACTTCCCATCCACATCGTTGACGCATTCACATCCGTCCAGTTCAAAGGCAACCAAGCTGCGGTTGTCTTGCTGGAAGATTGGCTCGCGGAGCCCACACTCCAGGCCATCGCAACGGAAAACAACCTCTCCGAAACCTCCTTCCTGGTTTGGAGCCCTGCGCGAAATGCCTTTGAGATCCGGTGGTTCTCTCCGCTCAAGGAAATCGCATTTTGTGGCCACGCAACGCTGGCCAGTGCATTTGTTCTCTTTGAGGCCGACCGACAACTGCGCAACATAACGTTCTGGGCCGCGGCAGTCGGCGATGTCACAGCAGCAAGAGAGCACACTGGGCGTATCGTCATGACCTTCCCACGCCGAGATGCACGCCCCTTGGGCGAGGTTCCAGCGGCCCTTCTTGAGGGTCTAAGCCCCTCACCCGACCATGTCTGGGTGAATCAACAGGCTTATATGGCTGTCTATACGTCCGAAGCTGGCGTGCGGTCGGTCAAACCCAACCTAGAACTGCTCGAATCTTTGGGCCCATTGGACGTGGTGGTTACGGCACCTGCGGACGTTGGTGCTCCCTACGATTTTGTCAGCCGCTATTTCTGGCCTGCAAACGGCGGGGATGAAGATCCGGTGACCGGCTCCATACACGCAGCACTTGCTCCATACTGGTCCGAGAAACTCCATAAGAAGGTCCTGATTGCGCACCAGGCATCACAGCGCACAGGCACCCTGTTTTGCGAGGTGACCGATTCAAACGTCAAAGTGGCCGGTCACTGTGCTCGTTATTTGACAGGCACTATCACAATCTAG